A window of Hordeum vulgare subsp. vulgare chromosome 5H, MorexV3_pseudomolecules_assembly, whole genome shotgun sequence genomic DNA:
ATAATAGAAGTTATATTAAGCTCAATATCAAAATGCTAGTGGGTTGTTGCGAAACAATTGCTACATCTTAAGCAACTTAAAATTGCTTACATTGAACTAAAGACAAAATACATGTTAGCGAGGCAAATCAATTGAGGAAATAGCTACACAAGTAGTGTCACAAGGAAggaaacaataatgacaacattaCCTACAAAACATTTTTGCTAGTATCTGTAAGAGAGCACCATCTATCAAATCAAAATCATAAATCGAGCTTGGCTTCCCGGACTGTCCTTACTATATCTTTGAAGCTGGGAAAATAAAATCTAGATCATGTGTAGCAAATGAGAATTGCATGAATTCGTTAAAGCTCAGCGCATGTGCATGTATGTAGATGTTCCTGCAATAATTATGATACCTACCACACGCCAACGTTGGAGTAAAATTAGCCACTTCTTTAAGACACggcaaaatattaaaataaattaCTGCTATTATAATCATGTGATTTAACTTCTTTCAAAATAAGTTTATCCCATTTTGTAGCTCAGAGATACCTAAAGTAATGCGTGACAAAGATTGCAAACCAGACACTTGATGGTGCGTGAACGTTTAAGAATCTTTTGTTAAATATTGGAGTCTAATTTTTAAGGTCCCCTCTTGCCAGAACCTATGTGGCCTTGAACTAAGCACCAAACCAAAATGTGCAAGCCAAAACTAAGCTCAAGAATAATTGATGGGGTGGCATTCATGACAACTGATAGATATCAACATGTTTACACCATTCAATTAGTAAGCATTAGTCTTAATGTACACAAGGAGGCTATATGTATTAAATAGAGGATTTGCCCATCATTTGTAATTATCATTTAAAAGCATGAGAAACCAGTCGGCCTTCTCAAAATCCAACAAAATAGAAGTGCCTTGATCAACTATTTTACCATACCTTATATGATTCCAGATATTCTCACAAACCAGGAAAAAAAAGCAAGCTCAAACAGAATTGAAATAAGGTAGGAAAATCTCACATTTATGTGTATCATTAAGTAATAGTTATGTACCAGGGGTTGTGGTCATGTGGTAGGTGGCGCAAGTAGATGCACTAATGGTGGCGGTCTCTTGTGCTCCGGCTCACAGCCTCTTTTGGTGCCTTCCTCGGTTGAACGGATCTTATATTACTGTATGACTCGATTTAGCATATGAGCATACTTGTATTGATTCTTTTATTAGAAATTCATGTAGTAATTAGTACTcttaacatgtagaaaacaaccaaGAAACATGTTATGGTATTGTCTCATTGGTAAGGAAAATGTGTTACAAAGTCTATTTAAAATGATCTAAAAATATATTTCACAGCTGGAACAGTGAACAATGGTCTAGTAGTGAAACACAAGCTACATATAATGGATAGGGATTGAACAATCACAACTGAAACCAGGGGAGTATATGAGCAAGGATGTCTCACCTTTGTTTGAACGACGGTCATTCCAGAATGCATGTGGGCTTGAGATTCAATCTTGTACTACAATTTACTGTCGAtgggaaaactaaaataaatgaaGTTAGTAATTAAGCAGACACTTATTCTAGGCCTATACTACAAATGTGTTGGTGGGGTTGTTCAAGAAGATAGAACCAAAGAGCACAAAAGGAAAACATTCTTGAGCATCTTGGATGGATCTGTTTCGGTTTGCGCCTGGTGAACATGTTTGTAAGCAATAACAAAGGTACTGAAAATGACTTCTCATAAGTGAtgacatgcatgtcaataaagcgATGAGCCCAATTTCTATATGATGATGTTCAAACAAGACTTGCGAAGCTACAGCAGCCTCGTTTTCTTCAAGAACACCACAGGTGGTACACTTGCAGACAAGACTGCTTCAATTCGTTAACTGATTGGTTTTTTCCAATTGGTAGCTAGACATTATACCACAGATCCCCTGAGATTAATCCTCGGCCATTGAATAAATCTGCACGGTGTGAAACCATTTCAGAAGAGGGATGaatgcaaagttgtcagaatcgcgattctgaatcggatcggagctccattgctaggatcgtgaatcgtagaatcttaactatgaggatcgtagaaacttagattctatgagcaaaatcgtagaatcggaggggctagtttggatcgtaagatcgtaagattctaagacttgagtcacgattctgacaactttggatgAATGTATGAACGAGGAAGGATGCTAACCTTTGTTTTCCAGAATGTGTGTGTGCGGGCTAAAGTAGtggcagaactattgcaagcgcgGATCAAATGTTGGAGTTTGCATAGTGAAATATTTTTgcatttgttcgtagattcagttTGTACAAACTTACAATCAAGAAATTAAAATCTAACTGCATGGAGCCTTGCAGACACGTCTGAACATGCTGTTTGGCCGCCTCGAGAAGAGATAGGGACGAGAGTGTGGATTGCTACGTGCGACCTAGAGGTTGCATCGCGCGCCCATGCTTGCTCGCTACTGCCGTCACTCGAGATTGGTGTGCCCAGTCCGACACCAGCCGTCGTGGTACGCTACGGGTATGTACGTTGCTCTCTCTCAGCCGAGCCGCCGAGACCGAATCCCCTTTGAAGCTAGTGTCGCTCGCCCGCCGCCCCGCTGCTAGTCCACGTCATGAAAGAGGGAGAGACGATGGGAAGAAGAGGGAGAGGCAGCACCGTAGAGGCAAAGGCGGAGTAGATCGAGAGGGGGGAGAATCGAGTGGGTGGTGGTGGAGGAATTGGCATAGGGTTTGGGAGGAGGCCAGGAGATAGTCGGGGGAGAGGTGAGAAACGAGAGGAGAGGGCCTTCGCGCTTCGCGTTTGGTTGGTGCATAGGCCCGATCAACAGGAACACGTCGATTTTTCTACGGGAGTAGCGTCCCTCTAAGACAGTTGACCCATTGAGCGAGAGATGGAGCGTTAAGGAAGATCGGACGACCAGAAACAATCATATCGCGACAATGGACGGCCTGAAATGCGTAAGTCGTGAGAGGGCTGGGATTGggctcagttttactgtcctaaatggACGGCCAGAAATGCGTAAGTCGTGAGAGGGCTGGGATTGggctcagttttactgtcctaaatatGACCATATCACTATTATCACAGGAACGTCCTAAACAATCTAGGTTGAGATTATATTAAGTAACACTCATAAATCATGATACGCCAATCAACTCAGGAACCAAATCAACTTCACTCTAGTCAAGAATTTATCATGAGTAGTGTTATGGAAACATGCGGGCCATGGATGCCGAGAACATTTTACAGGCCGTCATCTTTGCTTCAAACTTTCCAATGTTATTCCGGTGACAGTTTAAAGAAAAGTGTTCTTAATTTAATCTAGACCTAGATTGTTTAGCACGTTCTTGTGATAATAGTGATAGGGTCACATTAGTGGTTTATGTCATCCTCATATAGCACAAGAACGCGGTAGTATGTGTCATATATATTACCCTTTATTCATTACAAATGTATTAGAAAATACAAATTAGTATGTGTCAATAAACACTTATTTTTGAACTGCTAGTGAGTTCCATATAGTAGTATTTGTATATACACTATAGCTGATAGTACTCCACTTGGCTCACACAGGTGTCTACCAAGGGTATTCCGACCATAAGATTGTCACCTCGAATTCAGCACCATTGACACCAACAAGACGTTCCACATGCAGGCCGTCGGTGGCAGTTTTGAACTCAAGTTGGCCTCTAACAATTTCATCTCCGGATCCACCACGATGAAGGTCAAGCTCAATCGTCAGCGGTATGTGCAATGGCACGGCGAGTGCATGCCTCGCCAACGGAACCAGCTCCCCCGGTCGCACGTGCACTCCCTTGTCAGCGGCCTCCTTGTAGAAGAGCACGCAACCGACGTCGAACAGCTTGCTGCGAGCAACGATCCTGCCAACAAGATCCTCTTCGTCTCGGGACTGCAGGCGCGCAAGCTTCACATCGACCCGGCCTTGGACGCCATTGCTCAGGACAGCGTAGATCACCTCCGCTGGGCCGTAGCATGTGTGGACAGTCTCTGATATGGCCCTATTGTAGTTAGAGAAGTCGCCACCAACGGCGTCGCAGACTATCGTACTGGtgttctcttcctcctcgtcgTCCGCTTGCCTACGGTTGCCGTCATGGAGGTCGAGGCTGAAGACAATTGGACTGTATGCCGAGGTGACCACCGATGGCCCAGTAAGCACGATGTTACCCTGTTTCAATTCGGTAGAAGAATGCATGGATGAAGAAAGTGGTTTACGCTGTCTTGTTTGCTGATACGATGATACAATCAAAGTTAATTTTAATATGCTCTCTGCTACacactctgtaaactaatataaaagcatttacaTTATTATTTTAAggatctaaacgcttttatattagtttacgaagGAAGTATTTTTTCACACGAAAAGTACGAAGATAAGAGTAATCGGAATCATTACTTAATGAAATCAACGGCTCGGGTGTATTAGACACTCTTATTTTTAATGTGAAAAAAGGATGTAAGAAGATCATGTTAAAACTGCTCATCAATTAATACTACGTAAGTACCTCTAGTCCGATTTAATTAAACAGACATAAGAAGAAACAAATTAGACGGCATATAGATTGACAAGCTTCTCTGCAGATTCAGGGATGATTGACAAGCTTCTCTGCAAATTAAACGAAAACAGACCATGTTTGCTTGATTTTCTTTGTTTTATGTCGAATGTAAAATGCTATTTTTGTTGGACGTACGCTTAATTTTACAGCGTCCGTTAAAGTGGCATGTTGGCTCGCTAAAAATTTAGATGAAACAACTACCTACTTAGACGAAAAAACGGTCGCTGCGCGCGTtgtattattgtttttgttttgcgCGTCTATTGAAGATGTTCTAAGATGTTAAGATTTCTGCAACTAAcaggttttttttttttgcgaatagCAACTAACAGGTTCGACCTGCTTGTGAACCGGTCAACCCGTCCCCTTGCTTGTTTTCAGACAGTAGTAGTACTCCACTAATTAAGAAGATCTACTAGATGGAACGGAATTGCACCTGGCTATCGCAGCAGGTTTGCTGCGAGGTGTGCTCTTCTTCCGGGCCGTAAATGAAGTCGCTCCAGCAGTGGCCGCCGTGGACAGAGATGGTGCCGCTGGGCGGGtctgctccggcggcggcggggatgcGCACGGCGAACACCTCCGCCATGTAGCGGCCTTGTCTGGGTAGCTCATCGTACGCGACCAGCTGCTCGTCGGTGGTCGGGGCGTCACCGTAGCCGGTGGCGGCCGCCATGTCGCTCGTGCCCAGAAGAATGGAATGGATTGTGGAGGGTAGACTGGGAGCTCGGAAGAGAAGAACCGGAAGATGTGGGGAATTCTCTTTCGGCATGTATAAACGCCCAGCTGAGAGAGACCGATGCATGACGCGTGTCCACTTGGACGCGTTTAGATGATTGCATCAAGCTCAAATAGACCCGAACGAGAAAAAAAAAACAGGTTGTTTGATTGTTTGGGCTACATTAGATTTTGAGAAAATATGTTTTTGccactcaaattcctcaaaaatgCAGACTTGGTCCCTTAAAAAAAATTGATACACATTCAGCCCTTCAAGTTTTAATACTCTGTAAGGGTTAGTTCTTTTCAGCCGATTCTAAACAATTACGGCGTGCAGAACCGAAATCACAAAAGAACTCGTTTCTTTTCAGGAATCATTTAAGAATTATCAGAATTAGTAGTGTATTTGAGAATCGTGGAAACTCAACGATTCTGGCAATTCTAGTTAGCTCCTCTAAAGAAAACTTTTCGTTTTGAATTACTATCTCTATTGGACAATCAATTTATGTCCAAATTGACATTTGGTCCACACCAACAAAGGCCCCAAACAGAGTCGGGTTGCGCTCGCGCATCCCTCTGTGTTCTCTCCCCCTCGTGTTCATTTCACCACCAGCCACGCGAGGCCTCGAGTTAGGGTTCCTGCCGCCGCTCGAAGACCCCGACGTGTCGTCCTCAGATCTGTCGGCGGCAGCCACCCTACTCCACCGCCCCATCTCGTACGTCCAGCATGTTCCATCTTCACCGCACTCGGTCGCCCGCCCCGTCTCCTCTCGTCCCGATCCAGTCTTCACCGCGCCTGGCTGCCCTGTCTTCACCACGTCCAGTTGTCCCCATCTTCACCGCACCCGGTTGTGTTATCTCCTCTGTGTCCAATCTCGTCTCCACTGCGCCATCTATTGATGAGCTGCTAGGGGTGTTACAGACAGTTCGACACACAGTTCATACAACAATTACAGCCTAGAATTACAGAAAAGAAATGGACACACAATTCTCTAGGCAGTTTCAAGAATCATAAATTATAAGCGAAGAGAAGTGGCCCTAAGTTTTGTCAAAAACCAGATTTTGACCACTTTTATCGGGTTTGATTGCCCAGATTTTGACCGGGTTTGATCGGATGAATAGTAAATTTGAAAGAGAAGCTTTGAATAATCTAAATTTTTTGTCAACCAATA
This region includes:
- the LOC123453096 gene encoding 60 kDa jasmonate-induced protein-like, giving the protein MPKENSPHLPVLLFRAPSLPSTIHSILLGTSDMAAATGYGDAPTTDEQLVAYDELPRQGRYMAEVFAVRIPAAAGADPPSGTISVHGGHCWSDFIYGPEEEHTSQQTCCDSQGNIVLTGPSVVTSAYSPIVFSLDLHDGNRRQADDEEEENTSTIVCDAVGGDFSNYNRAISETVHTCYGPAEVIYAVLSNGVQGRVDVKLARLQSRDEEDLVGRIVARSKLFDVGCVLFYKEAADKGVHVRPGELVPLARHALAVPLHIPLTIELDLHRGGSGDEIVRGQLEFKTATDGLHVERLVGVNGAEFEVTILWSEYPW